In the genome of Rhodamnia argentea isolate NSW1041297 chromosome 3, ASM2092103v1, whole genome shotgun sequence, one region contains:
- the LOC115732162 gene encoding homeobox-leucine zipper protein MERISTEM L1-like, with amino-acid sequence MFQPNMFESHHHLLDMSGARSSESEVLKMRDFEDFETKSGTETMEPDPSGDDAQDPNNDDSSNNNGQRQKRKRYHRHTQHQIQELEAFFKDCPHPDDKQRKELSRELGLEPLQVKFWFQNKRTQMKAQHERHDNAILKAENEKLRAENTRYREALSTATCPNCGGPAALGEMSFDEQHLRIENARLKDEIDRISAIASKYVGKPLASNYPHLPPHLSSRSPDQFTPQSGFVGEMYGGIDLIRSVSMPSEADKPLIVELAVAAMEELIRMAQGGEPLWIPADSGQPSEILNEDEYFRIFPRGIGPKPLGFKSEASRESAVVIMNHINLVEILMDVNQWSGVFCGIVSRAMTIEVLSTGVAGNYNGALQVMTAEFQVPSPLVPSRESYFVRYCKQHGDGTWAVVDVSLDNIRGNSILRSRRRPSGCLIQELPNGYSKVTWVEHVEVDDRAVHSIYRPLVNCGLAFGAKRWVATLDRQCERLASSMANNIPSGDLLITSPEGRRSMLKLAERMVLSFCSGVGASTAHAWTTLSAAGSDNNVRVMTRKSMDDPGRPPGIVLSAATSFWLPVPPKRVFDFLRDENSRNEWDILSNGGQVQEMAHIANGRDPGNSVSLLRVNNANSSQSNMLILQESCTDSVGAYVIYAPVDIIAMNVVLNGGDPDYVALLPSGFAILPDGPEFGEGGGGILEIGSGGSLLTVAFQILVDTVPSAKLSLGSVATVNNLIKCTVERIKASVSCDNP; translated from the exons ATGTTTCAACCCAACATGTTCGAGAGCCACCATCACTTGCTGGACATGAGCGGCGCGAGGAGTTCCGAGAGCGAAGTGTTGAAGATGAGAGACTTTGAAGATTTCGAGACAAAATCTGGCACTGAAACCATGGAGCCCGACCCTTCCGGCGACGACGCTCAAGATCCCAACAACGACGACAGCAGCAACAATAATGGTCAACGCCAGAAAAGGAAGCGTTACCATCGCCACACTCAGCATCAAATCCAAGAGCTTGAAGC TTTCTTCAAGGACTGCCCTCACCCAGATgacaaacaaagaaaggaaCTGAGCAGGGAGCTAGGGTTGGAGCCTTTACaagtcaagttttggtttcaaaataagcgaACCCAAATGAAG GCTCAACATGAACGCCACGATAATGCGATTCTGAAGgctgaaaatgaaaagctcCGAGCTGAGAACACAAGGTATAGGGAAGCTCTCAGCACCGCCACCTGCCCTAACTGCGGCGGCCCCGCTGCCCTTGGTGAAATGTCTTTTGATGAGCAGCATCTGAGGATTGAAAATGCTCGCTTGAAAGATGAG ATAGACAGGATATCCGCCATTGCTTCGAAGTATGTTGGGAAGCCGTTGGCTTCTAACTACCCTCATCTTCCTCCTCACTTGTCATCCCGCTCCCCAGATCAATTCACGCCACAATCAGGTTTCGTTGGAGAAATGTATGGGGGAATCGATCTTATAAGGTCAGTATCGATGCCTTCCGAGGCAGATAAGCCATTGATTGTTGAGCTTGCGGTTGCGGCAATGGAGGAACTGATTAGGATGGCACAAGGAGGAGAGCCGTTGTGGATTCCCGCGGACAGTGGCCAACCATCGGAGATATTGAATGAAGATGAATATTTTAGGATCTTCCCAAGAGGAATCGGGCCAAAACCATTAGGGTTCAAATCGGAAGCTTCGAGAGAATCTGCAGTGGTTATTATGAATCACATTAaccttgtcgaaatactcatgGATGTG AATCAATGGTCAGGTGTTTTTTGTGGCATTGTCTCAAGAGCAATGACCATTGAAGTCCTATCGACTGGTGTTGCCGGGAATTACAATGGTGCATTGCAAGTG ATGACAGCTGAGTTCCAGGTCCCATCACCACTTGTTCCTTCTCGAGAAAGTTATTTCGTGAGGTATTGTAAGCAACATGGAGATGGAACTTGGGCTGTGGTCGATGTTTCCTTGGACAATATACGAGGGAATTCCATACTGCGGAGTCGGAGAAGGCCATCTGGTTGTTTGATACAAGAATTGCCTAATGGTTACTCAAAG GTCACATGGGTCGAGCATGTAGAGGTCGATGATAGAGCTGTTCATAGCATATATAGGCCCCTAGTGAATTGTGGCCTTGCCTTTGGAGCAAAACGTTGGGTGGCGACACTGGACCGGCAGTGTGAACGTCTCGCGAGCTCAATGGCCAATAACATACCATCAGGAGATCTAT TGATAACAAGCCCAGAAGGAAGGAGGAGCATGTTGAAGTTGGCTGAGAGGATGGTGCTTAGCTTCTGTAGCGGTGTCGGTGCTTCAACTGCACATGCTTGGACGACATTATCAGCAGCTGGTTCTGATAATAATGTGAGGGTCATGACAAGAAAGAGCATGGACGATCCTGGCAGACCTCCTGGCATTGTGCTAAGTGCCGCAACTTCCTTCTGGCTCCCAGTTCCCCCCAAACGGGTTTTTGATTTCCTCCGTGATGAGAATTCTCGCAATGAG TGGGATATACTTTCAAATGGGGGACAAGTTCAAGAAATGGCACATATAGCAAATGGTCGCGACCCTGGCAACAGCGTCTCATTACTTCGGGTAAAC AATGCAAATTCAAGCCAGAGCAACATGCTTATACTGCAAGAAAGCTGCACGGATTCTGTGGGCGCCTATGTGATCTACGCTCCGGTCGACATCATCGCTATGAACGTCGTACTAAACGGCGGCGACCCTGACTATGTTGCGCTGTTGCCCTCAGGTTTTGCCATACTTCCTGACGGTCCAGAATTcggtgaaggaggaggaggcattCTCGAGATCGGCTCCGGTGGCTCTCTACTTACCGTCGCATTTCAAATCCTTGTCGACACCGTACCATCTGCTAAACTCTCTCTCGGGTCAGTGGCTACTGTGAACAACCTGATCAAGTGCACCGTCGAAAGAATCAAGGCATCAGTGTCGTGCGATAACCCATGA